Proteins encoded in a region of the Flavobacterium sp. PMTSA4 genome:
- a CDS encoding energy transducer TonB, which yields MKYLETPEEKKSFTITTIIFVILFLLFFFFGLTYMDPPPENGIAINFGTSNVGQGEVQPEQPVQSAPKPEVAQPQKAVEEDIATQETTDAPVIKKAEVKKPVKEIKEPVKPKPTPSKTTTSALESLINGPKTDGVKAGHGNDGIPGDKGDPNGDRYANSFYGSGTGNGSGNGTSWGLNGRKLSSPAKEVQDCNEEGRVVVQVTVNRSGNVIKAERAQGTTNTNPCLVNPALSAARKFKWQSDSNAPETQVGFIVINFKLGE from the coding sequence ATGAAATATTTAGAAACTCCAGAAGAAAAAAAATCATTCACTATCACTACTATAATTTTTGTGATATTGTTTTTGTTGTTCTTTTTTTTCGGATTAACGTATATGGATCCGCCACCAGAAAATGGAATAGCAATTAATTTTGGAACTTCTAATGTTGGTCAAGGTGAAGTACAGCCAGAACAACCGGTTCAATCAGCGCCGAAACCTGAAGTGGCTCAACCTCAAAAAGCCGTTGAAGAAGATATTGCGACTCAAGAAACAACTGATGCACCAGTTATAAAAAAAGCAGAAGTAAAAAAGCCAGTTAAAGAAATAAAAGAACCTGTAAAACCAAAACCAACACCTTCAAAAACAACTACTAGTGCTTTAGAAAGTTTAATTAATGGACCTAAAACTGATGGTGTAAAAGCAGGTCATGGTAACGATGGAATTCCAGGTGATAAAGGAGATCCAAATGGTGATAGATATGCCAATAGTTTTTATGGAAGTGGAACAGGTAATGGTTCAGGAAATGGCACAAGTTGGGGTTTGAATGGTAGAAAATTAAGTTCGCCAGCCAAAGAAGTTCAGGATTGTAATGAAGAAGGAAGAGTAGTTGTTCAAGTAACAGTGAATCGAAGTGGAAATGTTATTAAAGCAGAGAGAGCTCAAGGTACCACTAATACCAATCCTTGTCTTGTAAATCCTGCGCTTTCAGCAGCTAGGAAATTTAAATGGCAATCAGATAGTAATGCACCAGAAACACAAGTTGGATTTATCGTGATTAATTTCAAATTGGGAGAATAA
- a CDS encoding ExbD/TolR family protein has product MNLRGRNKVSPEFNMSSMTDIVFLLLIFFMLTSTMVTTNALDLVLPKAKGKTDSNKSVSISIDKDLKFYLDKTLIEESSVEAQLLAAIGTDKEKPVILRAEEGVPIEKAVYVMDIANRNQLKIVLAVRPK; this is encoded by the coding sequence ATGAATTTAAGAGGAAGAAATAAAGTTAGCCCAGAGTTTAACATGTCTTCAATGACGGATATTGTATTCCTTTTATTGATATTTTTCATGTTAACTTCAACTATGGTAACTACTAATGCATTAGATTTAGTTTTACCAAAGGCAAAAGGTAAAACAGACAGTAATAAAAGTGTTTCTATTAGTATTGATAAAGACTTGAAATTTTATTTAGATAAAACTTTAATAGAAGAATCTTCAGTAGAAGCTCAATTATTAGCTGCAATAGGAACTGATAAAGAAAAACCTGTGATTTTAAGAGCTGAAGAAGGTGTGCCAATTGAAAAAGCAGTTTATGTTATGGATATTGCTAATAGAAATCAATTAAAAATTGTTTTAGCTGTTAGACCTAAATAA
- a CDS encoding Glu/Leu/Phe/Val dehydrogenase dimerization domain-containing protein, giving the protein MKDLLQQFENKQPEIVFNWKDSETEAEGWTVINSLRGGAAGGGTRMRKGLDMNEVLSLAKTMEVKFSVSGPAIGGAKSGINFDPSDPRKKGVLQRWYHAVSPLLKSYYGTGGDLNVDEIHEVIPFTEECGVWHPQEGVFNGHFKPTEADKINRIGQLRHGVIKVIENPKFSPDVMRKYTIADMITGYGVAEAARHYYEIYGGSIVGKKAVVQGFGNVGSAAAFYLADMGAKVVGIIDREGGVINEDGFTFEEIRELFLAKKGNQLISTNMISFDEINNRIWNIKSEIFAPCAASRLVTKKQIDSMIESGLEVISCGANVPFADKEIFFGPIMEATDNKVSLIPDFISNCGMARVFAYFMEKKVQITDEAIFADTSEIIRKAIQNIHNKNKSKVNLSATAFEIALQQLVQ; this is encoded by the coding sequence ATGAAAGATTTATTACAACAATTTGAAAATAAACAACCAGAAATTGTATTTAACTGGAAAGATAGTGAAACAGAAGCAGAAGGATGGACGGTAATTAACTCATTAAGAGGTGGCGCAGCTGGTGGTGGCACAAGGATGCGTAAAGGACTTGATATGAATGAAGTTTTGTCTTTAGCTAAAACAATGGAGGTTAAGTTTTCTGTTTCTGGACCAGCAATTGGCGGTGCCAAATCAGGAATTAATTTTGACCCTAGTGACCCAAGGAAAAAAGGTGTTTTACAACGGTGGTATCATGCTGTTTCTCCATTGCTGAAAAGTTATTATGGAACAGGAGGAGATTTAAATGTTGATGAAATACATGAAGTTATCCCATTTACTGAAGAATGTGGCGTTTGGCATCCTCAAGAAGGAGTTTTTAATGGACATTTTAAGCCGACTGAGGCAGATAAGATAAATAGAATTGGTCAGCTTAGACATGGGGTAATTAAAGTTATTGAAAACCCAAAATTTTCTCCAGATGTGATGAGAAAATACACAATTGCTGATATGATTACTGGTTATGGCGTGGCTGAAGCTGCAAGGCATTATTACGAAATTTATGGAGGTAGTATTGTTGGGAAAAAAGCAGTAGTGCAAGGATTTGGAAATGTTGGTTCAGCTGCAGCTTTTTATCTGGCAGATATGGGAGCAAAAGTAGTTGGTATTATCGACAGAGAAGGTGGTGTTATAAATGAAGATGGGTTTACTTTTGAAGAAATAAGAGAATTATTTTTAGCTAAAAAAGGAAACCAACTAATTTCCACAAATATGATTTCTTTTGATGAAATTAATAATCGTATTTGGAACATTAAATCGGAAATATTTGCTCCATGTGCAGCTTCAAGATTGGTTACTAAAAAACAAATTGACAGTATGATTGAATCTGGATTGGAAGTCATTTCTTGTGGCGCAAATGTACCTTTTGCTGATAAAGAAATTTTCTTTGGTCCGATAATGGAAGCAACTGATAATAAAGTTAGTTTAATTCCTGATTTTATCTCAAATTGTGGAATGGCTCGAGTGTTTGCTTATTTTATGGAGAAAAAAGTTCAAATAACAGATGAAGCAATTTTTGCTGATACTTCTGAGATTATTAGAAAAGCAATACAAAACATTCATAATAAAAATAAAAGTAAAGTAAATCTTAGCGCAACTGCTTTTGAAATAGCTTTACAACAATTAGTACAATAA
- a CDS encoding MotA/TolQ/ExbB proton channel family protein yields the protein MSLFLQADTLSVAQDALGDPAPVEKTLSIWELLTSGGLAGQIVIIALFVMLFFAIYLYLERLMAVSAASKIDNNFMLQIKDHISNGRLDSAKMLCASTNSPVARLIQKGISRIGNRLEDINTAIENAGKLEVYKLEKNVSMLATISGAGPMTGFLGTVVGMIMAFHKMASGGGQIEVGALAEGIYTAMTTTVVGLIVGLVAYMGYNHLVVRTDKVVNQMELNAVEFLDLLNERK from the coding sequence ATGAGTTTATTTCTTCAAGCAGATACATTATCTGTTGCACAAGATGCTTTAGGCGATCCAGCACCTGTTGAAAAAACATTATCAATTTGGGAATTGTTAACCAGTGGAGGATTGGCTGGTCAAATTGTCATAATTGCTTTATTTGTAATGTTGTTTTTTGCAATATATCTTTATTTAGAAAGGTTAATGGCGGTAAGTGCAGCATCAAAAATTGATAATAATTTCATGTTGCAAATTAAAGATCATATTTCAAATGGAAGATTAGATTCTGCAAAGATGCTTTGTGCTTCTACTAATTCACCAGTTGCAAGATTAATTCAAAAAGGGATTTCAAGAATTGGAAATCGTTTAGAAGACATAAATACAGCGATTGAAAATGCTGGGAAATTAGAGGTTTACAAGCTCGAAAAAAATGTTAGTATGCTTGCAACTATCTCAGGAGCAGGACCAATGACTGGTTTTCTTGGAACAGTTGTTGGTATGATTATGGCATTTCATAAAATGGCAAGTGGTGGAGGACAAATTGAAGTAGGAGCTTTAGCTGAAGGAATTTATACAGCAATGACAACTACAGTTGTAGGTCTTATTGTTGGATTGGTTGCATATATGGGTTATAATCATTTGGTTGTTAGAACTGATAAAGTAGTGAACCAAATGGAGTTAAATGCTGTTGAGTTTTTAGACTTACTAAACGAAAGAAAGTAA
- a CDS encoding bifunctional folylpolyglutamate synthase/dihydrofolate synthase, with protein sequence MNYQETIDWMFHQLPMYQTQGASAFRKDLKNTLLLSNFLNNPEKKLKCIHVAGTNGKGSTSHFLASILQEAGYKVGLFTSPHLKDFRERIKINGKEISKDFVVNFINTNKLFFEENNLSFFEMTVGLAFDYFEKEKTDINIIEVGLGGRLDSTNIITPLVSVITNIGFDHTQFLGNTIESIAFEKAGIIKNNIPVVIGEYTKETKKVFLDKSFECNSQIFFASDLIVNTYPSSLLGDYQEKNIKTVIQTIDVLNAEYGFGVSVDEIKKGLINVVTNTGLKGRWQILNNSPFTVCDTAHNIDGFKIILKQIQKHDFVNLHMVLGFVSDKSIDDILSILPKNAKYYFCRPNNLRSLDENILMTKSLSYGLKGDVYNSVTNAYHEAINSALKSDFIYVGGSNFVVAEII encoded by the coding sequence ATGAATTATCAAGAAACCATAGATTGGATGTTTCATCAGTTGCCAATGTATCAAACACAAGGTGCATCAGCATTTAGAAAGGACCTCAAAAACACACTTCTTTTATCAAATTTTCTTAACAATCCAGAAAAGAAATTAAAATGTATTCATGTGGCTGGAACCAATGGCAAAGGTTCTACGTCACATTTTTTAGCTTCAATTTTACAAGAAGCTGGATATAAAGTTGGGTTATTTACATCTCCACATTTAAAAGATTTTAGAGAGAGAATCAAAATTAATGGAAAAGAAATTTCAAAAGATTTTGTAGTTAATTTTATAAATACAAATAAACTTTTTTTTGAAGAAAATAATTTAAGTTTTTTTGAAATGACTGTTGGTCTTGCCTTTGACTACTTTGAAAAAGAAAAAACAGACATAAATATTATAGAAGTTGGCCTAGGCGGAAGATTAGACTCAACAAATATAATTACCCCATTAGTTTCTGTAATCACGAATATTGGTTTTGATCATACCCAGTTTTTAGGAAATACTATAGAATCTATTGCTTTTGAAAAGGCTGGGATAATTAAAAACAATATTCCAGTAGTAATTGGAGAATATACAAAAGAAACTAAAAAAGTTTTTTTAGATAAATCTTTTGAATGTAATTCACAAATATTTTTTGCTTCAGATTTAATAGTGAATACATATCCTTCTTCATTATTAGGAGATTATCAAGAAAAAAATATTAAAACTGTTATTCAAACCATTGATGTTTTAAATGCGGAGTATGGTTTTGGAGTTTCAGTTGATGAAATAAAAAAAGGCCTTATAAACGTTGTTACAAACACTGGATTAAAAGGGAGATGGCAAATTTTGAATAATTCTCCTTTTACGGTTTGTGATACTGCTCATAACATTGATGGGTTTAAAATTATCTTAAAACAAATTCAGAAACATGACTTTGTTAATTTACATATGGTTTTAGGATTTGTAAGTGACAAAAGTATTGATGATATATTATCAATTTTACCAAAAAATGCAAAATATTATTTTTGCAGACCAAATAATTTAAGAAGTTTAGATGAAAATATTTTAATGACTAAATCGCTTTCTTATGGGCTTAAAGGTGATGTATACAATTCTGTTACAAATGCTTATCATGAAGCTATAAATTCAGCTTTAAAAAGCGACTTTATATATGTAGGGGGAAGTAATTTTGTGGTTGCAGAAATAATTTAA
- a CDS encoding UDP-N-acetylmuramoyl-tripeptide--D-alanyl-D-alanine ligase: protein MEINKIHNLFLECQSFSTDTRKIEKNSMFFALKGDKFDANTFTKEAIEKGAKYVVIDNPNYFIKERTILVENVLKTLQELSTFHRNYLKTPIIALTGSNGKTTTKELINVVLSKKFNTKATVGNLNNHIGVPLTLLSFTKETEIGIVEMGANHQKEIEFLCTIAQPDSGYITNFGKAHLEGFGGVEGVIKGKSEMYNYLFENNKLVFINSDDEIQKNKTLAYSKKINFSKTDRNADLFIESVSANPFVEIKTSDTVIKSNLIGLYNANNINASILIGTYFKVALMDIKAAIESYIPENNRSQLIKKGTNEIILDAYNANPSSMKVALDNFIQINKSNKLIVIGDMYELGSESLNEHKTIVNYLQDKKIETYLIGKDFYSNKISNPDLNFFASFDEFGNYLKAKKTENRSILIKGSRGMALERTLEYL from the coding sequence ATGGAAATTAACAAAATACACAATCTTTTTTTGGAGTGTCAATCATTTTCTACTGACACACGTAAAATTGAAAAAAACTCTATGTTTTTTGCTCTGAAAGGAGATAAATTTGACGCAAATACATTTACCAAAGAAGCGATAGAGAAAGGTGCTAAATACGTAGTAATTGACAATCCAAATTATTTTATAAAAGAAAGAACAATACTTGTTGAAAATGTTCTTAAAACACTTCAAGAATTATCTACATTTCACAGGAATTATTTAAAAACACCAATAATTGCATTAACTGGAAGCAATGGTAAAACAACAACTAAAGAGCTAATTAACGTAGTTCTTTCTAAAAAATTCAACACAAAAGCAACTGTTGGAAACCTTAACAATCATATAGGTGTTCCTTTGACCTTACTTTCTTTCACAAAAGAAACTGAAATAGGGATTGTTGAAATGGGTGCAAATCATCAAAAAGAAATTGAATTTTTATGCACCATAGCTCAACCAGACTCTGGATATATTACAAATTTTGGAAAAGCACATTTAGAAGGTTTTGGTGGTGTTGAAGGAGTAATAAAAGGTAAAAGCGAAATGTATAACTATCTATTTGAAAACAACAAGCTAGTTTTTATTAATTCGGACGATGAGATTCAAAAAAATAAAACATTAGCATACAGTAAAAAAATTAATTTTAGCAAAACAGACAGAAATGCTGATTTATTCATAGAATCAGTTTCTGCAAATCCATTTGTTGAAATAAAAACATCAGACACCGTTATTAAATCAAACTTAATAGGGCTTTATAATGCGAATAATATAAATGCATCAATACTTATTGGAACTTATTTTAAAGTAGCTTTAATGGATATTAAAGCAGCTATTGAAAGTTATATTCCAGAAAACAATCGCTCTCAATTAATAAAAAAAGGAACTAATGAAATAATCCTTGATGCCTATAATGCAAATCCAAGTAGTATGAAAGTTGCTTTAGATAATTTTATTCAAATTAATAAAAGTAATAAGCTTATTGTTATTGGAGATATGTATGAACTAGGTTCAGAAAGTTTAAATGAACATAAAACGATTGTAAATTACCTTCAAGACAAAAAAATTGAAACTTATTTGATAGGAAAAGATTTTTATTCTAATAAGATTTCTAACCCTGATTTAAATTTCTTTGCGTCATTTGATGAATTTGGAAACTATTTAAAAGCTAAGAAAACAGAAAATAGATCAATTTTGATTAAAGGCTCAAGAGGCATGGCATTAGAACGAACTCTAGAATATTTATAA